In Acaryochloris thomasi RCC1774, a genomic segment contains:
- a CDS encoding methyl-accepting chemotaxis protein: MHDQLNPPSVSEETNQQDTLLESSQSPDSFSTDVDGQETLISVSELEAFSDKNEAEEVEISDTSAEREINSDKQKSAAITSGLTYRGGSSGDSATSYSQRFFQLPIKRKQLFATGASIVSLGILIVAGGSVFNSTLQTKQIEQTETESSTILSLVEGDNAKNDLPAIATTLNAFPDGFSAILKQQGDGSFRVISAALEGQPLEPEMKKQLEKSSISLIQKAVAVSGEVATAKISLDGQSYNVGAVRMAGQGVVRVPGQNTVVLRGLSQASISNVLQRSLTLQLPLGLLLMALNVGLALLIARSLLEPITDLQQVTRKFSEGDRNARAKIFSTDEVGELASSFNLLVEDISRSEKALAEEAKKFALASQQAEAVVEEQKQQNTTLQYDLFQLLSEVEEASDGNLTVRADTTEGQVGVVADFFNSIVESMRDVVTQVKDSTTQVNSALVEDEEAMGELAEQSRKQAQKIQRMLTFVEQMAQSIQEVSVNAQQTADVVRSASSNAEAGGEAMDLTVQTIVELRETVAGTAKKVKRLGESSQQISKAVSLINQIALQTNLLAINASIEAARAGEEGRGFAVVAEEVGALAAQSAAATKEIEQIVDTIQMETSEVVNAMEVGTAQVVAGTGQVEAAKQSLGQIIEVSRQIDHLVQAISDSTASQTQTSEMVTNLMKEVAKVSANTSTASTKVASSLEGTVSVAKQLKASVDSFKVEA, encoded by the coding sequence ATGCATGACCAGCTCAATCCCCCTTCTGTCTCTGAAGAGACAAATCAGCAAGATACTCTGCTCGAATCAAGCCAGTCTCCTGATAGTTTCTCCACTGATGTTGATGGCCAAGAGACGTTGATTTCGGTTTCAGAGCTTGAAGCCTTCTCTGACAAAAATGAGGCAGAGGAAGTAGAAATCTCTGATACAAGTGCAGAACGGGAAATTAACTCAGACAAGCAGAAATCTGCTGCGATAACCAGCGGCCTAACCTATCGTGGCGGTTCATCTGGCGACTCTGCAACCTCTTACAGTCAAAGATTTTTTCAGCTACCTATTAAGCGTAAGCAACTGTTCGCGACGGGTGCTTCGATCGTCTCTCTCGGTATCTTAATCGTAGCGGGCGGAAGTGTTTTCAACAGTACACTGCAAACGAAGCAAATCGAGCAGACTGAAACTGAATCAAGCACCATCCTTTCTCTTGTTGAAGGAGACAACGCCAAAAATGATCTACCTGCGATTGCTACAACCCTTAACGCATTTCCCGACGGTTTCAGCGCAATCTTGAAGCAACAGGGTGATGGTAGTTTTAGAGTTATATCCGCAGCACTCGAAGGACAACCCCTAGAGCCTGAAATGAAGAAACAGCTTGAAAAGTCCAGCATTTCTTTAATTCAAAAAGCTGTAGCCGTTTCAGGAGAAGTTGCAACAGCTAAGATTTCGCTAGATGGTCAATCCTACAACGTTGGCGCGGTTAGAATGGCTGGGCAAGGCGTGGTTAGAGTGCCTGGGCAAAATACTGTGGTTCTTAGAGGATTATCCCAGGCCAGCATTAGCAATGTATTGCAGCGAAGCTTAACTCTTCAGCTACCTCTGGGACTTTTATTAATGGCCCTCAACGTTGGCCTTGCCCTTTTGATTGCTCGCTCTCTGCTAGAACCAATTACTGATCTACAGCAGGTTACGCGAAAGTTTTCAGAAGGAGATCGTAATGCTCGAGCCAAGATTTTCTCTACTGATGAAGTGGGCGAGCTCGCTAGCAGCTTTAACCTTTTAGTCGAGGATATTTCAAGGTCAGAAAAAGCATTAGCCGAAGAAGCCAAGAAATTTGCTCTCGCTAGTCAACAAGCTGAAGCAGTAGTCGAAGAACAAAAACAACAAAATACAACACTTCAGTACGACTTATTCCAGCTTCTGTCAGAAGTAGAAGAAGCCTCTGATGGCAACTTAACGGTTCGTGCTGACACCACTGAAGGACAAGTTGGGGTTGTTGCTGACTTCTTCAACTCTATTGTGGAGAGCATGCGCGACGTTGTAACCCAGGTGAAAGACTCAACTACCCAGGTTAACTCAGCTTTGGTCGAAGATGAGGAAGCGATGGGTGAACTGGCTGAACAATCCCGCAAACAGGCGCAAAAAATTCAGCGAATGCTCACCTTTGTTGAGCAAATGGCCCAATCTATTCAAGAAGTATCCGTTAACGCTCAACAAACAGCTGACGTTGTTCGCTCTGCCTCTTCTAACGCAGAAGCGGGTGGAGAAGCGATGGACCTCACCGTACAAACCATTGTGGAACTGCGAGAAACCGTTGCCGGAACAGCCAAGAAGGTGAAGCGCTTGGGTGAATCCTCACAGCAGATTTCTAAAGCAGTCTCGCTCATTAACCAAATTGCACTACAGACCAACTTGCTCGCCATCAACGCTAGTATTGAGGCCGCTCGTGCCGGTGAAGAAGGTCGGGGCTTCGCAGTGGTTGCGGAAGAAGTCGGTGCTTTGGCGGCCCAGTCTGCTGCTGCGACCAAAGAGATTGAGCAAATTGTAGACACGATTCAAATGGAAACCAGTGAAGTGGTCAATGCCATGGAAGTGGGTACAGCCCAGGTGGTCGCCGGTACAGGTCAAGTTGAAGCTGCGAAGCAAAGTCTAGGGCAGATTATTGAAGTGTCTCGACAGATTGATCACTTGGTACAGGCCATCTCAGACTCCACAGCATCCCAGACTCAAACCTCTGAGATGGTGACGAATTTGATGAAAGAGGTGGCTAAAGTCTCTGCAAATACCTCAACTGCATCTACCAAAGTTGCAAGTTCTCTAGAGGGAACAGTGAGCGTTGCAAAACAGCTTAAGGCTTCTGTAGACAGCTTTAAAGTTGAAGCCTAA
- a CDS encoding chemotaxis protein CheW — translation MNSIDISPQPTSLKEALGEPYLQLQLTQNVLATLPMEHAQEALVVAADTLTPIPNMPAAVLGLLNRRSRVFWVVDLSQVLGLSAYRTNVQQYNIILVRVGNRPLGLVVPEVEGVRRFSAAAVRSPVGAVAPAMVPFLRGCIPQQQDILLVLDPEAIIKAAVSTPNF, via the coding sequence ATGAACAGCATCGACATTTCCCCTCAGCCAACTTCTCTCAAAGAGGCACTGGGTGAACCGTATCTGCAGCTGCAGCTAACGCAGAATGTTTTGGCAACTCTGCCCATGGAGCACGCCCAAGAAGCATTGGTGGTTGCAGCGGATACCTTGACCCCTATCCCTAATATGCCTGCTGCTGTTCTGGGTTTGCTCAATCGTCGCAGCCGTGTTTTTTGGGTTGTTGATTTATCACAGGTTCTGGGATTGTCGGCCTATCGTACCAATGTGCAGCAGTACAACATCATATTGGTTCGTGTTGGTAATCGCCCTCTAGGGCTTGTCGTCCCTGAAGTGGAAGGCGTTAGACGTTTTTCAGCCGCAGCAGTGCGGTCACCTGTCGGTGCTGTTGCTCCGGCAATGGTTCCTTTCCTGCGGGGATGTATTCCTCAGCAGCAAGACATCTTATTAGTTCTCGATCCTGAGGCCATTATCAAGGCGGCAGTGTCTACTCCCAATTTTTAA
- a CDS encoding response regulator transcription factor produces MRTVLVVDDDLSILELIMGYLRAEGYSVISATDAKEALNKAISQKPDVVVTDVVMPGMSGFELCRSIKKNEETRSLPVVICTSKNQELDRLWGMKQGADVFITKPFGREDLLKAVRSVVA; encoded by the coding sequence ATGCGAACCGTATTAGTGGTAGACGACGATCTATCCATCCTAGAATTAATCATGGGCTACCTTCGAGCTGAAGGTTACTCTGTGATCAGTGCAACAGATGCAAAAGAAGCGCTCAATAAGGCAATTTCTCAAAAGCCTGATGTGGTTGTTACCGATGTTGTAATGCCAGGAATGAGTGGCTTTGAACTATGCCGAAGCATCAAGAAGAACGAAGAAACTCGATCGTTGCCCGTCGTTATTTGTACTTCAAAAAATCAAGAGTTAGATCGACTTTGGGGCATGAAGCAGGGCGCTGATGTCTTTATTACTAAGCCCTTCGGCCGCGAAGACTTACTAAAAGCTGTTCGGTCTGTGGTGGCTTAA
- a CDS encoding response regulator → MKRAVSGEISTRNDAVNILKQLSEQKKDGCLEVSFNSVTWYLYFEQGQLIYATYSIEPIDLLDNHLRKLSRDVQGITSDIRTQVRINFAAETASETKLRPDYQAISWLVLTKNLSASDAATLISTVAVEVLESYLRLNKARYTLKPKTSELPIYCRLDLSAVLTKANERNQAWQALSPAITSPYQCPKLAPQSGAHQKYAAAQIQKLQKILRGFSFRHLGVLLNLDELKLAQNLHPLIQDKVVVLSDPAAPFNQLPKFDGQATNPAAVRQPQPNSQLNNLEKISVAQKQHTIACIDDSPSILNTINRYLQGQDVSVVMIDDPVKALVQIIRAKPDLILLDVGMPWVDGYELCRLIRKNSRFKNTPVVMVTGNTGLIDRAKAKVSGATDYMTKPFTQPDLLNMVFRHLT, encoded by the coding sequence ATGAAACGAGCAGTGAGTGGCGAAATTTCAACAAGAAATGACGCAGTTAATATCCTCAAACAGCTATCAGAGCAGAAGAAAGACGGTTGTTTAGAAGTTTCATTTAACTCCGTCACCTGGTACCTTTACTTTGAACAAGGCCAGCTTATTTATGCCACCTATTCCATCGAACCTATTGACTTGCTAGATAATCATCTTCGCAAGTTGAGCCGTGACGTTCAAGGAATTACTAGTGACATCCGCACCCAAGTTCGCATTAACTTTGCAGCGGAGACCGCTTCAGAGACAAAACTTCGCCCCGACTACCAAGCTATTTCCTGGCTCGTCCTCACCAAGAATCTTTCTGCATCAGATGCTGCAACCTTAATTTCTACCGTTGCTGTAGAGGTTCTGGAATCGTACCTACGCCTTAACAAAGCACGTTATACTCTCAAACCAAAAACGAGCGAACTGCCCATTTACTGTCGTCTTGACCTCTCGGCAGTACTCACGAAAGCCAATGAGCGTAATCAAGCATGGCAAGCGTTGTCTCCAGCCATCACCTCTCCCTATCAATGCCCTAAGTTAGCCCCTCAAAGTGGCGCTCATCAAAAGTATGCGGCAGCCCAAATTCAAAAGCTCCAGAAAATTCTTAGGGGCTTTAGCTTTCGACATCTGGGCGTTCTTCTCAACCTTGATGAGCTGAAATTGGCTCAAAACCTACATCCACTGATTCAGGACAAGGTTGTTGTCTTGAGCGACCCGGCAGCCCCCTTCAATCAGCTCCCTAAGTTTGATGGGCAGGCCACTAACCCAGCCGCAGTGAGACAGCCTCAGCCAAACTCACAGCTCAATAATTTAGAAAAAATTTCCGTCGCTCAGAAGCAACATACGATTGCCTGTATCGACGATAGCCCCTCTATCTTGAATACGATTAATCGTTACCTACAGGGACAAGACGTATCTGTGGTCATGATTGATGATCCCGTAAAAGCCCTTGTTCAAATCATTCGGGCCAAGCCCGACTTGATCTTGCTGGACGTTGGTATGCCTTGGGTTGATGGCTATGAATTGTGCCGTTTAATTCGCAAGAACTCTCGATTCAAGAACACACCAGTGGTGATGGTAACCGGCAATACAGGTTTAATCGATCGGGCAAAAGCAAAAGTTTCAGGTGCCACTGACTATATGACAAAACCCTTTACCCAGCCCGATCTTTTAAACATGGTTTTTAGACACTTGACTTAA
- a CDS encoding YbjQ family protein, which produces MIVTTTDILQGANVTSYLGIVTAEVVYGSNAIRDFFAGIRDIVGGRTGSYERVFERGQKDAIAELEKRAQKLGADAVIGVSIDTDTINLDDTGVLLLITGTGTAVKLG; this is translated from the coding sequence ATGATTGTGACAACAACGGATATTCTGCAGGGCGCTAATGTGACGAGCTATCTGGGGATTGTGACGGCTGAAGTGGTGTATGGCAGTAACGCTATTCGAGATTTCTTCGCAGGGATTCGAGATATTGTGGGAGGGCGGACTGGTAGCTACGAACGGGTATTCGAACGAGGGCAGAAGGATGCCATTGCCGAGCTGGAAAAGCGTGCTCAGAAGCTGGGGGCGGATGCGGTGATCGGCGTGAGTATCGACACGGATACAATTAACCTGGACGATACGGGAGTGCTGTTGTTGATTACCGGGACCGGAACTGCTGTGAAACTTGGCTAA
- a CDS encoding pentapeptide repeat-containing protein, whose protein sequence is MIKSILFTFACVSGMAVWMPSTMAEDIDHVAQLLEVNACQGCDLSGADLSGLVLINANLQGANLQGANLQNTYLMLSDLADANLEDTNLTAAYLYGADLQGAALKGANLTQATLRDTQLQGATLCEADFSGADFRDAELEVDPDEACLERLRAENAVE, encoded by the coding sequence ATGATTAAATCTATTCTGTTCACTTTTGCCTGTGTTTCTGGAATGGCAGTATGGATGCCGTCAACGATGGCTGAAGATATTGACCATGTTGCTCAGCTTTTAGAGGTTAATGCTTGCCAAGGTTGCGATCTGAGCGGTGCTGACCTGAGCGGTCTGGTGCTAATCAATGCAAATTTGCAGGGTGCCAATTTGCAGGGTGCCAATTTGCAAAATACCTATCTGATGCTGAGTGATTTGGCTGATGCCAATTTGGAGGATACCAATCTAACGGCTGCTTATCTCTACGGCGCTGATTTGCAGGGTGCGGCTCTCAAGGGCGCTAATCTAACCCAGGCAACGCTCAGGGATACACAACTACAGGGGGCAACGCTGTGTGAGGCTGACTTCTCTGGGGCTGACTTCCGGGATGCTGAACTGGAGGTTGATCCCGATGAGGCTTGTCTAGAGCGCCTGCGGGCTGAGAATGCGGTCGAATAG
- a CDS encoding anhydro-N-acetylmuramic acid kinase — protein MTRVVGLMSGTSVDGIDAALVNICGQEIDLEVNLLAFETYSYPADLREQILAVCAGERLTVEQLAKLDDAIATAFTQAALNIQQGHSPATLIGSHGQTVFHRPPMPDILGYSLQLGRGELIAQRTNIATISNFRAADLAIGGQGAPLVPKVDLCLLSDAQQSRCVQNIGGMGNVTFLPPLKTPEQLGVGVQGWDTGPGNVLIDLAVQQFSDGQQTYDRDGAWAASGTPCQALVDQWLTHPFFAEPPPKSTGRELFSPQYLQSRLQEAQAHQLSEADIIATLTELTAASIALNYTQFLPQLPDQVLLAGGGSLNHYLRQRLTLRLGGIPVLTTDEVGLNADAKEAIAFAVLAYWHHHQIPGNLPAVTGAKRSTLLGTCHEP, from the coding sequence ATGACTCGCGTTGTGGGGTTGATGAGTGGTACCTCAGTCGATGGGATTGATGCGGCTTTGGTTAACATTTGTGGTCAAGAGATTGATTTAGAGGTAAATCTGCTGGCCTTCGAGACCTATTCCTATCCTGCAGATCTGCGGGAGCAAATCTTGGCGGTCTGCGCCGGGGAGAGGTTGACGGTTGAGCAGTTGGCTAAATTAGATGATGCGATCGCAACTGCATTTACCCAAGCGGCTCTCAACATTCAGCAGGGCCATTCACCGGCAACCTTAATCGGCTCCCATGGACAAACCGTTTTCCATCGCCCCCCGATGCCGGATATCCTGGGATATAGCCTGCAGCTCGGTCGAGGAGAGCTGATCGCCCAACGAACAAACATTGCCACTATCAGCAACTTTCGGGCTGCTGACTTAGCCATTGGCGGCCAGGGAGCACCCTTGGTTCCTAAAGTTGACCTATGCCTGCTCAGCGATGCTCAACAGTCTCGCTGTGTTCAAAATATTGGCGGCATGGGAAACGTCACCTTTTTACCCCCCTTGAAAACCCCAGAACAGTTGGGCGTTGGCGTACAGGGATGGGATACTGGCCCCGGTAACGTATTGATCGACTTAGCCGTACAGCAGTTTTCTGATGGCCAGCAGACCTATGACCGGGACGGAGCCTGGGCCGCTAGCGGAACCCCCTGTCAAGCCTTAGTCGATCAGTGGTTGACCCATCCTTTCTTTGCCGAGCCACCCCCTAAATCCACCGGGCGCGAGTTGTTTAGCCCCCAGTATTTGCAGAGCCGCCTACAGGAAGCACAGGCCCATCAGCTCAGTGAAGCCGATATTATAGCCACGCTAACGGAGTTGACAGCCGCCTCCATTGCTCTAAACTACACCCAGTTTTTGCCGCAGCTGCCCGACCAAGTTTTGTTGGCGGGGGGCGGCAGCCTCAATCACTACCTGCGGCAGCGCCTAACGCTGAGGCTGGGAGGCATTCCAGTACTAACCACCGATGAAGTGGGGCTAAATGCTGATGCGAAGGAAGCGATCGCATTTGCGGTTTTAGCCTATTGGCATCACCACCAGATTCCTGGCAACCTCCCGGCTGTAACTGGAGCCAAACGATCGACACTGTTGGGAACATGCCATGAACCTTAA